A stretch of DNA from Thermanaerosceptrum fracticalcis:
CTTCTGGGTTAAAAATGGCCAGGAGAATGAAAAACAAACCAAGCTTGATCTTGCTAAACAGATGCTCGCAGAGGTGCGTCAGTTGAACAAGGCCAGACTCTGGGTAGCCATGGATCGCTGGTTTTTGTGTAAAAAGTTCCTGAACTGGCTGATGGGTCAAAATTTTGACTGGGTTACCAAAGCCAAACGTAACACGGCGCTATTCAGGAAAATCTACGACCCGGTACTAGGAAAGGAACGCTACATTAAACTTAATCCGAAGCAACTGCTGCGAGAAGTTTATTCCCAGCTTCGGGTCCTTGGCAAAGAATCGGTTCTCAGTATTCCGGACATTTACATCAAAATGCCCTATGAGACCTTAACACGCAAGGGAAAACCCATTACTAGACAACGTTTTTTACCCATAGCTGCCATTGCAGCCACTTATGAGAAGCAGGCTGTCGAGGGCAGCATAGTTCTTCCGGAGGAAGAATGCCCGGCAACCTTCAAGGATGCGTATCTCCTGATAAGCAATCGCGTAGATACGCCGGAAGAAGCTGCAACTGCCTATGCTAAACGATGGAGAATAGAAGTTTTTTACCGCACCGCTAAACAGAATCTTGGTTTAACATCTTGCTATGCTCAGTCTGAAACAGCTCATTTCGCACATGTGGAGCTCTTGTTTACAGCGAAGACCCTTCTTTGTTATGCCTCTTGGGAGTGCAATAAAGAAGGCGCCGAACAAGCCCCCTCCCTCTGCGAAGTGATAAGGTACTTCTTCAACGCCGGTTGTCGGATCCGCTGTTGCGAGCAGTTGATCCAAGTCTATTTTGACACGGCAACCCAGCGTTTTTCAAGGCTTATTGATAAATTCTGGCCACATTCTTTGGAACTTAGGTTATGGAATTGGAAAAATTATCCTGAAACTGCATAACTACTGTAAGAATAGATAAAACAGAAGAAGATTTCCATTCAATTCCTGTATATGAACGATACCCTAGACGGTTGAGTTCGTTTGCTATTTTATTAGCTCCCATTCGTAGAGAGGGGTCCTCGTGAGTGTACCAGTCAAAAATCATTTTAACGACAGGTGCCTGTTCCGGGTGAGGGACCAGGTATCTATTTTTGTCTTTTTCTTCGATAAGATAACCATAAGGCGGTCTTGTGCCAATATAGTTTCCTTCCTGCACGGAGCGGACACGGCCTCCTTGAAGCCTTCTGGTTATGATTTTGAGTTCCTTTCGGGCCATAAATGCTTCAAATTCGCTGTATTCTTCATCAAATTCATTTTGCAAGTCATATATCTTACGAGGGGTGATAATCTTAGTATTGGCCTTTTTAAACGTTTCTAGGATAAGTCCCTGCTCTTGCATATTGCCTCGGCCAAGACGATCCATGTCCATACACAGGACAGATTTCCATTTGCCTTCTTCTACATCTTTTAAAAGTTCCAGCATCTCAGGTCGATGTATCAGGCTTTCACCTGAGACAATTTCTTCGTAAACTTTTGTTACATTTATTTGCAGTTCTTTTGCCAGTCTAAATAATGCTTTTTTATGTTTTGCCAGCGTTTCGCCTTCGCCACGAGCTTCTGCTTCCCGGTCCTCACGAGACTTGCGAAGATAAATGCAAGCTGGCTCCAGGTCTATATTGTAAGTTTTGCTAATCATGTTTTATCCCACTATCCTTGTCTTAGTTTTTGTCAACATAGCAACATCCGGCAGTTTCAGTCTAAAATCAACCATCTCTTCGGTTACATTGAACCACTCGGCAAACTCCCATTTTTCGGCCATTCCGTTTTTTATCACACGTAAAAGTTTGCCTCGAGGCATAAGGTATTGTGCAGCCCATTTTAAGGCTCTATACTCAGCCTTGCTTATTTCCAACCTATCCTGATAATGAAAAAAAGTCCGGGGAACAGAATTGCCTGTAGTTGTAAAATGATGCCCGATCTCTTCCGCCAGAACACAACGAAGATAAGCACTGGAGCTTTGTTTTAATGAGTTGCTTAACCCAATAATAGGCGGCAAACCAGATTTTGCCCAATAAACTGCTTCCAAAGGCGGTTTGAAATCCCACCATTGTATATCGATACCTTGTCTTTCAGCTAGTTTAAATAATTTAACAGGCATGTCCATCACCCTGCAAATTTTGTCGTTGTTTGTCAAAATATCCATATATGACAGAACCTGCCACATGACTTATCAGTAGCAGGTTCTTATTTTTTGCCATATTTTTTTAGAATATATTCCTTGAACTCTTCGAGGCTTCGGCGGGCTTCTTCGGGCAAATCCGCCATTGGGTCATCTGTTCTGTGGGCGGCTTCAGTCTCGTATCCATAGCTAGAAGGGGATTCAGCAACCAAGCAAATATCACCTGTAGTATCACTTTCGTTATTATTGTTTTTATTGCTGTTTTCATCTGATTCTACACGACCCAGGAGCCAGTCAACGGAAACGTTAAACAAATCTGCTATCTTCTTAAGAGTTGATGGGTCCGGTGTGCGTTGATCTATTTCCCACATTGAAATTGCGCCTCGGCTCACAGATAAAATTTTTGCAAAGTCATTTTGAGTCATTTTATGTTTTTTTCGCAGATAGACTAAACGTTCTCCGAATGTCATAACACTATCCACCTTTTTTTAAATTATTTTACCACATAATGTGGCATAAACAATTACTGCAACAAGAAGTTGCAAAATATATTGACTGCAACTTTTCGTTGCTATATACTAAAAACAAAGCAACGGACCGTGTCATTGGAGGTGAAATCATGGCAAGAACAAAGCTTATAAATTTACGTAGAATGCATGGATTAACACAACAGGAGATTGCCGATAAATTAAAAGTCACACGAAGTTTTTATGGAATGATAGAAACCGGTGATCGTAACCCAACATTAGATTTAGCTAAGAAAATTGCCGAGATGTTTAATGCAAATATTGAGGACATTTTTTTTGAAGAAAAATGCCACGAACTGTTGCAATATCCGTCACATGTTAACGATGAGGCAATCACCACCGAGGCAGCAAACCAATAAATTTTATCCCTTATATCAAGATTGTAAAATTCATACGCTTATTTCTTTAGCTGTAGGAGGATGTAAGAAACGGAGAAAGGGGGAAAGAGTGCTTTATTTTCACCCGAAAATGGCGTAAGTAAAGCACACCAGTCATGCAAAAAACTAGTGTTGTCCATCGTCATCACGGTCATAAGATTTACCGGGGTGATGCTAAGGTGGTTAAAAGTATCGATATTTCGGTCACATATAAAATTGGCAATACAATTATACATATTGTCGGGCCGCAAAACCTGTCGGAAGAAGAAGCCCACAAGAGACAGCGTGAATTTGATTTAGCAGGATGGTTAGCATGGAACACCTTGCCGGTTGAAGAACGCATCAAAATTAACCAGGAGTATTCCGAAAACAAAAAAAGCCTGTAAGATACAGGCTTTTAGAAGAAATAACGGACAAGGGAGGAGGGGCATAAGTGGGGTTTACATATGCAGTATATGTTGGTGTCGGGAAAGAAATTGAAGTATTAGAAAAAATCAAAGCAAAAATACAATTATTCGGCAATCCCGGCATTGTTGAAATTACAGCACTTGAGACCTTTGTTCAGTTCGTCGATAAGAAAATCAGAAAAAAAAGCATCAAAGCAATGCATGAGGGTTATCTATACGTGACTGTAGAAAAAACCGAGAACGGGCTTTTGGAGATGGACCGTTCATGCTACCATTTCCTGCGTTACATACCTTTTGTGAAAAAAATATTGAATTGTTTTATACCCCAAGAAATATGGGAGAACATAAAAGCAAACATTGATACTGAACCCGAGATCGGAATTTTGGATTCCTCCAAAAACTTTATGCTTGTAAAAAAGGCTAGAGAAATACTTGCAGTTCTCAAGGCAAAGAAAGAAGAGAATTCAAGGAATTTTATCAAAATACTTTCCAAAATATACAAAACTGAAAAAAGAAAGGCTCATGGAAAAGAAAAATTTTATATGATTCCCCTCAGTTTGATAAATGTTGTTTCAGGTCCGGAGGACTGGCCACACAAATCGCCACCGGACGGACTTGAGCAAACGCTCGCTCAAACGCTGCTCCACAAACTGAACAACTTTTTTGACCACATCGCTGCACAATATGGCAAATAACGAAACAAAACTGAGAGGGACAATCAAAAAAATCCTTTTTCCACGAGCCAAAACCACAGACATCGACTTCGTAATTGCTGTCTTTGGCAACGACGACTTTGACGTTGTTATCAAAGGCAACATTTACGGTGCTGTTGAGAAAGAAGAAATCATCGTTGAAGGAGAATGGGTTGAGGACAAGAAATACGGTTTGCAGTTCAAGGTAAACGCATGGGAAAAGCCCATCCCATCAACGAAAGAGCAGGCTTACGAACTGCTATCCTCCAGCCTTGTGAAAGGCTGCGGACCCAAAACGGCCAGGTTAATCGTGGACTCCCTGGGAGACGGAGCCATTGAAACAATTTTGGAACAAAAAGAGGCATGTCTCTTGCCAATCAAAGGCATCAGCAAGAAAAACGCCGGGAAAATAGTCGCAAGCCTTTCTGAAAACTTCAATGTGCAAAACATCATAAAACATCTGGCACAATACGGCGTAACAGTAAAGATGGCGATTAAACTGCACAAGGAATACGGAAGCAATGCCGTTCCGATTATATTGAGAAATCCTTATGAACTGACCAACTTGAGCATGGTTGGTTTTGACCGGGCCGACATCATTGCAAGAAACATGGGCATTGCAGAAGATTCATTGTATCGTTGTGAAGCAGCCGTCATACATATTATGCGTGAGCAACCCGGCCACTGTTATGTGGACAAGCCCGACCTGATCAGGGAATGTCAGGCTTTGCTTAACAAAAGATCAGCAATCGAAATAGAATCAACGCTCGTTGAAAAGGCAATAAACAACTTGTCAAAGAACAACAAACTGCAAGTAGAAGAAGATAGGGTATATCTGAAACAGTTGTACCAGCTTGAAAAAACCCTGGCACAAAAGGTAGCGGAACTTGTTTTCGCCAAAGGTCCCGTTGTGCCCAGAAGTAAAATTGCCAGAGAACTCATAAAATACCAAGCCAGAAACAAAATCTTTCTTAACGAAAAACAGCAAGAGACAATATATAAAACATTTGAGAACAACATCCTTTTGCTCACAGGCGGACCGGGAACGGGCAAGACAGCCACAATCAAAGCCGTAGTAGAAATATACAGGCAAGTATTCCCTGATCACACAATAGCCTTGTGTGCTCCTACCGGGAGGGCTAGTCAAAATCTATCGAAGATTGTCGAAATTGAGGGCAAAACTATCCACAGGCTGCTTAACTGGGGAGCAAGAAAAACGGAAGATGGAACGGAAACGACATCTATCGAAAGGGACGAAGCCAATCCCCTGGAAGAAGATTTCGTGATTGTCGACGAGCTGTCCATGGCCGATATAGAACTTGCCAGTTGCCTTTTTCGGGCTTTAAAAACAGGCAGCAGAATCCTTTTGGTGGGAGACGCCGACCAATTGCCATCCGTAGGGCCTGGTGCCGTACTGAGGGATTTGTTGAAAAGTCCCGTGCCAAGCGTCCGGTTAACGGAAATCTACCGCCAGGCAAAAAACAGCCTGATTGTGGAGAACGCCCACAGGATAAACAACGGCCAAATGATATGCACCGTCCCGGGAAGAAAAGATTTTATCTTTTTGGAGCGGTCTGATCCTCAAGACGTGGAAGAAACCATACTGGCCTGCATAAAGAGGCTTTTGGAGATAGGCTACAAAAAAGAGGACATACTGGTTTTGTCTCCAATGAAAAAAGGCGTGTCAGGCGTTTTATCCCTCAACGAAAAGATAAAATCGCTGCTTAATCCGCCTAATTCAAGAAAGAAAGAGCTGGTTGTAGGAAGCAAGTCATTCAGGGTGGGCGACATCATTATACAAAACCAGCGAAACGATGTAAATAAAGGTCTCTATAACGGCAATATGGGGCTGGTGAAAAACATATGCGTCAATCCTGATGATCCGGAAAGCCGGGAGGAGGGGCTTTTATGCGAAATCTGGGGCAATGAAATATTTCTAACCAGGGAAGATATAACGGAATACGACTTCACAACCGGATACTGCATCACGACCCATAAATCCCAGGGCGGGCAGGCAAAGGTTGTCATAGCTCCTGTAATTACAAACCACTATATCATGCTTACAAGGAATATTCTTTATACGGCAATAACCAGAGCAGAAGAAATGATGATTATGGTAGGCCAAAAGAAGGCCCTGGCTATGGCCGTAAAAAATACGACTCCTAACTTGCGGAAAACTTTTTTGTCGGAAAAAATCGAAAAATATTTGTCGGAAAAGCAAAAAAAGCAGTTGACGGCAAATTTTTTCACATGTTAAACTATTGACAAAAGGGGTGGGCGAAGCCTGCCCATTTAAATTGGGAATATTTGTAATTAAAACAAAGCCTTTTCCAAGGGCTTTTTTTATTTTTCCAAAAAGCCCGACAACCCGCATAATTTATAAATCCAGTGCGGGAAAACCTCGGAATTCATTCCGGGGATGGCTTATACGAACCGAGAAGGCTCGGGCTTCAGTCCGGCACAAATCAAAAAAAAAGGAGTGTTGGAATTGGTGCAAAGAAATCTAAAAAATAAACAAAGGGAAAATGTATTTATTTGCAACGAAAATATTTTTGATCTTCCAATAAGCGTGTACGCAAAAATGGTATATATATACCTATGCAGTTGTGCCGGTGTGGCAAATGAATTTTTGCTGGCAAACAACACTATTACCCAAAAATGTTCACTGTCAAAAAACAAAATACAAAAAGCAATAAAAGAATTAGTAGAAATAGGACTCCTGTCAGAAAAGAAGTCTCAAGCTGGGAACAGTACTACTAAGTTTCTTGAATTGCAGTTGTTGTAAAGGTGATAACTGCTATGGTAAATAAAATCTTACTCGATGAATACCCTTTGCTGGTTTTGCCAAGATTGGCAACACTCATTGGATTAAACGAGTCGATATTCCTGCAACAACTTCACTACTGGCTATTATCTAAAAACGCTAAAAACATGGATGGTAAAGACTGGGTTTTTAATACTTACTCCGACTGGCAGAAACAATTTCCTTTTTGGAGTGCGAAAACAATCCAAAGGATAATAACTCAACTCGAAAACCGGGGATTAATCATAACCACCACAGAATATAACACATCAAAAATAGACAAAACGAAATGGTATACAATAAACTACAAAAAACTGGAAGAACTA
This window harbors:
- a CDS encoding transposase, yielding MKKLCKPTFEKKDHGQGAGIPVLKTIWDLFDLSLLFSQSGIRKHSGIPAWLLAFAYICGLANHSSSANQNAKFSTEAPFLQQLLSGQIISQSAFSRFLSKPFQWLRFSLGRFARLQENTDSRLTDGDIIALDDTKIEHPHGKKIPFLCWLFDSSDKCHVWCINLVSTLAVLKNGLEYPMLWRFWVKNGQENEKQTKLDLAKQMLAEVRQLNKARLWVAMDRWFLCKKFLNWLMGQNFDWVTKAKRNTALFRKIYDPVLGKERYIKLNPKQLLREVYSQLRVLGKESVLSIPDIYIKMPYETLTRKGKPITRQRFLPIAAIAATYEKQAVEGSIVLPEEECPATFKDAYLLISNRVDTPEEAATAYAKRWRIEVFYRTAKQNLGLTSCYAQSETAHFAHVELLFTAKTLLCYASWECNKEGAEQAPSLCEVIRYFFNAGCRIRCCEQLIQVYFDTATQRFSRLIDKFWPHSLELRLWNWKNYPETA
- a CDS encoding recombinase family protein; this translates as MISKTYNIDLEPACIYLRKSREDREAEARGEGETLAKHKKALFRLAKELQINVTKVYEEIVSGESLIHRPEMLELLKDVEEGKWKSVLCMDMDRLGRGNMQEQGLILETFKKANTKIITPRKIYDLQNEFDEEYSEFEAFMARKELKIITRRLQGGRVRSVQEGNYIGTRPPYGYLIEEKDKNRYLVPHPEQAPVVKMIFDWYTHEDPSLRMGANKIANELNRLGYRSYTGIEWKSSSVLSILTVVMQFQDNFSNSIT
- a CDS encoding ImmA/IrrE family metallo-endopeptidase — encoded protein: MDILTNNDKICRVMDMPVKLFKLAERQGIDIQWWDFKPPLEAVYWAKSGLPPIIGLSNSLKQSSSAYLRCVLAEEIGHHFTTTGNSVPRTFFHYQDRLEISKAEYRALKWAAQYLMPRGKLLRVIKNGMAEKWEFAEWFNVTEEMVDFRLKLPDVAMLTKTKTRIVG
- a CDS encoding helix-turn-helix domain-containing protein, which encodes MTFGERLVYLRKKHKMTQNDFAKILSVSRGAISMWEIDQRTPDPSTLKKIADLFNVSVDWLLGRVESDENSNKNNNNESDTTGDICLVAESPSSYGYETEAAHRTDDPMADLPEEARRSLEEFKEYILKKYGKK
- a CDS encoding helix-turn-helix transcriptional regulator, with the protein product MARTKLINLRRMHGLTQQEIADKLKVTRSFYGMIETGDRNPTLDLAKKIAEMFNANIEDIFFEEKCHELLQYPSHVNDEAITTEAANQ
- a CDS encoding ATP-dependent RecD-like DNA helicase, which produces MANNETKLRGTIKKILFPRAKTTDIDFVIAVFGNDDFDVVIKGNIYGAVEKEEIIVEGEWVEDKKYGLQFKVNAWEKPIPSTKEQAYELLSSSLVKGCGPKTARLIVDSLGDGAIETILEQKEACLLPIKGISKKNAGKIVASLSENFNVQNIIKHLAQYGVTVKMAIKLHKEYGSNAVPIILRNPYELTNLSMVGFDRADIIARNMGIAEDSLYRCEAAVIHIMREQPGHCYVDKPDLIRECQALLNKRSAIEIESTLVEKAINNLSKNNKLQVEEDRVYLKQLYQLEKTLAQKVAELVFAKGPVVPRSKIARELIKYQARNKIFLNEKQQETIYKTFENNILLLTGGPGTGKTATIKAVVEIYRQVFPDHTIALCAPTGRASQNLSKIVEIEGKTIHRLLNWGARKTEDGTETTSIERDEANPLEEDFVIVDELSMADIELASCLFRALKTGSRILLVGDADQLPSVGPGAVLRDLLKSPVPSVRLTEIYRQAKNSLIVENAHRINNGQMICTVPGRKDFIFLERSDPQDVEETILACIKRLLEIGYKKEDILVLSPMKKGVSGVLSLNEKIKSLLNPPNSRKKELVVGSKSFRVGDIIIQNQRNDVNKGLYNGNMGLVKNICVNPDDPESREEGLLCEIWGNEIFLTREDITEYDFTTGYCITTHKSQGGQAKVVIAPVITNHYIMLTRNILYTAITRAEEMMIMVGQKKALAMAVKNTTPNLRKTFLSEKIEKYLSEKQKKQLTANFFTC
- a CDS encoding helix-turn-helix domain-containing protein; the protein is MQRNLKNKQRENVFICNENIFDLPISVYAKMVYIYLCSCAGVANEFLLANNTITQKCSLSKNKIQKAIKELVEIGLLSEKKSQAGNSTTKFLELQLL